One region of Acidovorax sp. T1 genomic DNA includes:
- a CDS encoding copper-transporting P-type ATPase: MNPSDTPTPSHPNGPAHHGHGTQPPSAQAPAAPGTIYTCPMHPEVRQDHPGNCPKCGMSLEPLIPELTEETNPELVSFQRRFWWTLPLTVVVTFLAMFGHQLGWFDMAVQSWIELVLTLPIALWAGWPFLVRGVQSVAHRSPNMWTLIGLGTSAAFCYSVVATVAPQVFPDSFISMGRVAVYFEAAAVIISLTLLGQILELKARSQTSAAIKSLLGLAPKTARRIAPDGSEADIPLAHVHVGDRLRVRPGEKVPVDGVVEEGSSALDESMLTGEPLPVTKRVGDKLIGATLNTSGALVMRSEHVGAATVLSQIVQMVAQAQRSRAPMQRMADTVAGYFVMAVVAAALLTFFGWGLFSPQPSWVYGLINAVAVLIIACPCALGLATPMSIMVATGRGATQGVLFRDAAAIENLRKIDTLIVDKTGTLTEGRPAFERAVAAAGFAEDDVLRLAASLDQGSEHPLAAAIVNAAHERGLPLTEPEQFDSASGIGVRGIVAGQALALGNTVLMQQSGVDVAPLATQAEALRSQGASVMHLAVNGRLAGLLAVSDPVKASTPEALATLRAAGLRVVMATGDGLTTARAVGQRLGIDEVHGEVKPADKLALVERLQKEGRTVAMAGDGINDAPALARADVGIAMGTGTDVAMNSAQLTLVKGDLRGIATARALSVATVANMKQNLAFAFVYNALGIPLAAGLLYPFTGWLLSPMVAALAMSLSSVSVIGNALRLRRAKIL, encoded by the coding sequence ATGAACCCGTCCGATACCCCCACGCCCAGCCACCCGAATGGTCCTGCGCACCACGGCCATGGCACGCAGCCCCCATCGGCACAGGCCCCAGCGGCCCCTGGCACCATCTACACCTGCCCCATGCACCCCGAGGTTCGGCAGGACCACCCCGGCAATTGCCCCAAGTGCGGCATGTCGCTGGAGCCGCTGATTCCCGAGCTGACCGAAGAAACAAACCCCGAGCTGGTGAGCTTTCAGCGCCGCTTCTGGTGGACGCTGCCGCTCACGGTGGTGGTCACCTTCCTCGCGATGTTCGGCCACCAGTTGGGCTGGTTCGACATGGCCGTGCAAAGCTGGATCGAGCTGGTGCTCACGCTGCCGATTGCGCTGTGGGCGGGCTGGCCGTTTCTGGTGCGCGGCGTGCAGTCGGTGGCCCACCGCAGCCCCAACATGTGGACGCTGATCGGCCTGGGCACCAGCGCGGCCTTTTGCTACAGCGTGGTGGCCACCGTGGCGCCGCAGGTGTTCCCCGACTCGTTCATCTCGATGGGCCGGGTGGCGGTGTATTTTGAAGCGGCGGCGGTGATCATCTCGCTGACCTTGCTGGGGCAGATTCTGGAGTTGAAGGCGCGCTCGCAGACCTCGGCCGCCATCAAGTCTCTGCTTGGCCTGGCGCCCAAGACGGCGCGCCGCATCGCGCCCGATGGCAGCGAAGCAGACATTCCGCTGGCCCATGTGCATGTGGGCGACCGGCTGCGCGTGCGCCCCGGCGAGAAGGTGCCCGTGGACGGCGTGGTCGAGGAAGGCAGCAGCGCGCTCGACGAATCCATGCTGACCGGCGAGCCGCTGCCGGTAACCAAGCGCGTAGGCGACAAGCTGATTGGCGCCACGCTCAACACCAGCGGCGCGCTGGTCATGCGCTCCGAGCATGTCGGCGCGGCCACTGTGCTGTCGCAGATCGTGCAGATGGTGGCGCAGGCCCAGCGCTCGCGCGCGCCCATGCAGCGCATGGCCGACACCGTGGCCGGCTACTTTGTCATGGCGGTGGTGGCGGCGGCGTTGCTCACCTTCTTTGGCTGGGGGCTGTTTAGCCCGCAACCGAGCTGGGTGTACGGCCTGATCAACGCCGTGGCCGTGCTCATCATTGCCTGCCCCTGCGCGCTGGGCCTGGCCACGCCCATGTCCATCATGGTGGCCACCGGGCGCGGCGCCACCCAAGGCGTGCTTTTCCGCGACGCTGCGGCCATCGAGAACCTGCGCAAGATCGACACCCTCATCGTGGACAAGACCGGCACGCTGACCGAGGGCCGCCCGGCCTTCGAGCGCGCGGTGGCTGCGGCCGGTTTTGCCGAAGACGACGTGCTGCGCCTGGCCGCCAGCCTGGACCAGGGCAGCGAGCACCCGCTGGCGGCGGCCATTGTCAATGCGGCGCACGAGCGCGGCCTGCCGTTGACCGAGCCGGAGCAGTTCGATTCGGCTTCGGGCATTGGCGTGCGCGGCATCGTCGCCGGGCAGGCACTGGCGTTGGGCAACACGGTGCTGATGCAGCAAAGCGGTGTGGATGTGGCGCCGCTGGCCACCCAGGCCGAGGCCTTGCGCAGCCAGGGCGCCAGCGTGATGCACCTGGCGGTGAATGGCCGACTGGCCGGCCTGCTGGCGGTGTCCGACCCCGTCAAGGCCAGCACGCCCGAAGCCCTGGCCACCCTGCGCGCCGCCGGCCTGCGCGTGGTGATGGCCACGGGTGACGGCCTGACCACGGCGCGCGCCGTGGGCCAGCGGCTGGGCATTGACGAGGTGCATGGCGAGGTCAAGCCCGCCGACAAGCTGGCGCTGGTGGAGCGCCTGCAAAAAGAGGGCCGCACCGTGGCCATGGCGGGCGATGGCATCAACGACGCACCAGCGCTGGCGCGTGCCGATGTCGGCATCGCCATGGGCACCGGCACCGATGTGGCCATGAACAGCGCGCAGCTCACCCTTGTCAAGGGCGACCTGCGCGGCATTGCCACGGCACGCGCGCTGTCGGTGGCGACCGTGGCCAACATGAAGCAGAACCTGGCCTTCGCCTTCGTCTACAACGCCCTGGGCATTCCGCTGGCGGCGGGCCTGCTGTACCCGTTCACCGGCTGGCTGCTGTCACCCATGGTCGCGGCGCTGGCCATGAGCCTGAGCTCGGTCTCGGTGATCGGCAACGCGCTGCGGCTGCGCCGGGCGAAGATCCTCTGA
- a CDS encoding copper-binding protein: MKPLAHSTAALLLASALAQALAQAPAAADDHGSHHPATAPASPAAQESPGIAPADHSELSEGEITRWDPRTLKVTLRHGEIKNLGMPPMTMVFRVNDASMLAPFQPGDKVRFRAEQQSAGYFVTRMEAAR, from the coding sequence ATGAAACCACTCGCCCACTCCACCGCCGCACTGTTGCTGGCCAGCGCGCTGGCCCAGGCCCTGGCGCAGGCCCCCGCCGCGGCTGACGACCATGGCAGCCACCACCCCGCCACGGCCCCTGCCTCACCGGCCGCACAAGAATCCCCTGGCATCGCGCCAGCAGACCATAGTGAGCTGAGCGAAGGCGAAATCACCCGCTGGGACCCGCGCACGCTCAAGGTCACGCTGCGCCATGGCGAGATCAAGAACCTGGGTATGCCGCCCATGACCATGGTGTTCCGCGTGAACGACGCGAGCATGCTCGCCCCCTTCCAGCCGGGCGACAAGGTGCGCTTCCGGGCGGAACAGCAAAGTGCAGGGTACTTCGTCACCCGCATGGAAGCCGCGCGCTGA